A stretch of DNA from Natrinema amylolyticum:
GGTCGCTGTCGACCACGGCATGCCACTATGCCGCTATTGACACTGCTACTGGACTGATCTCGGGCTACAAACCAGGGGCAGGCCTGTCGACTAGTTAACGGCTGCTTCGATCGGATCAGAGAGCAGGGACACGAGCCCCGCTAAGCGGAGAACACTCCCGTGCAGGCTCTCCCAGAAGTAGATACATCAATCTAGTCTCCGGGGAGAGCCTCGAATGACTCTAGTAGAAAGAACAACTAATAGGCTAGAATAAGATAGTTGGAAACAAGTAACGAGAGAACGCAAGATGCCATCAGAACGATCATCCTCAGCGGACGACTCTGAGCACGACCCAGATATGAGCGAATGTGCGATCTGTGGTGCAACAGATTCACTCTCGACGTATTCAGTCACACAACCATCACGTGACAGGTCTCCGATCAGCCTCTGTCCGACGCATTATCAGGTCGCAGCTGTTCTGAGTGGCTCTCGGTTCCAGGAGTCGGCTGTTTCGACCGACTTTGATCTCCAAGAGACACGGAAAATCACTGTTCGTGTCCCACGCGCATTGATCGAGAGCGCTGACGCTGCTGCTGAACAACAGAGCCAGACACGGAGTGAGTTCGTTCGTGACGGGATACAGATGGCTATCGAACTCCAAGAGATGGAAGCGGCATTTGACGATATTATCTCCCAAGCAGTAGACTCCCGGACCGACGCAGAAGCTGAGGGTGATGTCGAGTTTCTCAAAGAGCGTATTCGAACGCTCGAGTCTCTTCTCGAAGAGAGCATCGACAAAATCTGACGCGTTCGAGGCTACGTTCTGAGGGCTGAACCGGGCCTGCACCGGGCTGTCCAGCAGGATGACGGTACGCTTCGCTGGG
This window harbors:
- a CDS encoding ribbon-helix-helix domain-containing protein — translated: MPSERSSSADDSEHDPDMSECAICGATDSLSTYSVTQPSRDRSPISLCPTHYQVAAVLSGSRFQESAVSTDFDLQETRKITVRVPRALIESADAAAEQQSQTRSEFVRDGIQMAIELQEMEAAFDDIISQAVDSRTDAEAEGDVEFLKERIRTLESLLEESIDKI